One Aneurinibacillus migulanus genomic region harbors:
- the spoIVB gene encoding SpoIVB peptidase: protein MNTRNKKKTIIGCIVIALALLTFSSTPFQQFASFPEKIRMFQGSLAQLSLTMPVTATLTSTDPDVVHVSSAVASEQVDLRKPLTIQPGKPGGAKLTVKLGSIPVKTVDVEVLPELKVIPGGQSIGVQLHTAGVLVVGHHLVESQGKKFSPGEVADIKVGDMITGIDSTRIRSMDEVGKLVDEAGKRGKTVKLEIVRGKQTLVADLKPALDDKDKKYRMGLYIRDSAAGVGTLTFFEPKSQKYGALGHVISDMDTGKPITVGEGHVVQSSVTSIEPGKSGAPGEKYATFRNERVKLGTIEKNTPFGIFGKMNQLPAQALETQPIPIALGEQVKPGPAEIYTVVDDQKVEKFKIEIVNVVPQKYPATKGLILKVTDPVLLKKTGGIVQGMSGSPIIQDGKLVGAVTHVFVNDPTSGYGTYIEWMLQDAGIDLRKEMDEKRRAS, encoded by the coding sequence TTGAACACCCGAAACAAGAAGAAAACAATAATTGGCTGTATCGTAATTGCACTCGCTCTTCTCACTTTCTCTTCAACCCCTTTTCAACAGTTTGCTTCATTTCCTGAGAAAATCCGCATGTTTCAGGGTTCGCTCGCTCAACTTTCCCTTACCATGCCTGTGACGGCAACGCTTACGTCCACTGACCCCGATGTTGTGCATGTCAGCTCGGCTGTAGCGTCTGAACAAGTGGATTTGCGCAAGCCGCTCACCATCCAGCCGGGGAAGCCGGGTGGAGCGAAACTGACGGTTAAACTCGGAAGCATCCCGGTTAAGACGGTAGATGTAGAAGTGTTGCCAGAGTTAAAAGTAATTCCAGGAGGGCAGTCCATTGGCGTCCAACTGCATACGGCAGGTGTGCTCGTTGTCGGACATCATCTTGTGGAGAGTCAGGGTAAGAAATTCTCGCCAGGCGAAGTCGCTGATATTAAAGTCGGGGATATGATTACTGGTATTGACAGCACACGTATTCGCAGTATGGATGAAGTGGGAAAGCTAGTAGATGAAGCAGGAAAACGTGGAAAGACCGTAAAGCTTGAAATCGTGCGCGGTAAGCAAACGCTTGTGGCTGACCTTAAACCGGCTCTAGACGATAAAGACAAAAAGTATCGAATGGGTTTGTATATCCGCGATTCAGCTGCGGGTGTTGGTACATTAACATTCTTCGAGCCGAAAAGTCAGAAGTACGGAGCTCTGGGACACGTAATTTCCGACATGGATACCGGAAAGCCGATCACTGTCGGTGAAGGGCACGTTGTACAATCAAGTGTTACATCCATTGAGCCTGGAAAAAGTGGTGCACCAGGCGAGAAATACGCCACATTTCGTAATGAACGCGTCAAATTGGGTACGATTGAAAAAAATACTCCATTCGGGATTTTCGGCAAAATGAATCAGCTTCCGGCACAGGCGCTTGAGACCCAACCGATACCGATCGCTTTGGGTGAGCAAGTCAAACCGGGCCCGGCTGAGATTTATACGGTTGTAGACGATCAAAAGGTGGAAAAATTTAAAATTGAGATCGTCAACGTTGTACCGCAGAAGTATCCAGCCACTAAGGGCTTGATTCTTAAAGTAACAGATCCTGTTCTGCTGAAAAAGACCGGAGGAATTGTGCAGGGAATGAGCGGAAGTCCAATTATTCAAGACGGCAAGCTAGTAGGAGCAGTAACGCATGTATTCGTTAACGATCCGACCAGTGGTTATGGCACATACATTGAATGGATGCTGCAGGATGCCGGTATTGACCTTCGCAAGGAAATGGATGAAAAACGCAGGGCAAGTTAA
- the spo0A gene encoding sporulation transcription factor Spo0A — protein MKNIRVILADDNREFTELLQEYLNDQDDIEVVGVAFNGNDVLNLLNHTLPDVLILDIVMPHLDGLAVLEQIRGMKLPSMPKIIMLTAFGQEEITKKAVELGASYYILKPFDMEVLANRLRQVAGLTSTVHHNLRTTSLPSKGKNLDQNITNIIHEIGVPAHIKGYLYLREAITMVYNDMELLGSITKILYPEIAKKFNTTASRVERAIRHAIEVAWSRGNMDSIGKLFGYTVSNSKAKPTNSEFIAMVADKLRIEHHVS, from the coding sequence TTGAAGAACATTCGAGTTATTCTTGCGGATGACAACAGGGAATTTACAGAATTGCTTCAGGAGTATCTGAACGACCAGGATGACATTGAAGTGGTGGGTGTCGCATTTAACGGGAATGATGTACTGAACTTGTTAAATCATACATTGCCTGATGTGTTAATTCTTGACATTGTAATGCCGCATTTGGATGGACTGGCGGTGCTGGAGCAAATCCGTGGTATGAAGCTGCCATCTATGCCTAAGATTATCATGCTGACAGCATTCGGGCAGGAGGAAATTACGAAGAAGGCAGTAGAGCTTGGCGCATCGTATTATATTTTGAAACCGTTTGATATGGAAGTTCTGGCAAATCGTCTGCGACAGGTTGCAGGGTTAACTTCAACCGTCCATCACAATTTGCGAACGACTTCACTGCCTTCTAAAGGTAAAAATCTGGACCAGAACATTACAAATATTATTCATGAAATCGGAGTACCTGCGCATATTAAAGGCTATTTATATTTACGTGAAGCCATCACGATGGTGTACAACGATATGGAATTGCTCGGTTCCATTACCAAAATTCTATATCCAGAAATCGCGAAAAAATTCAATACGACCGCCAGCAGGGTGGAGCGGGCGATTCGCCATGCGATTGAAGTGGCCTGGAGCCGGGGCAACATGGATTCCATCGGTAAGCTGTTCGGCTATACGGTGAGCAACAGCAAAGCGAAGCCGACCAACTCCGAGTTCATTGCCATGGTGGCTGACAAGCTTCGGATCGAACACCATGTGAGTTAA
- a CDS encoding aspartyl-phosphate phosphatase Spo0E family protein: MICICMEHNDMSLMSQLESLQREITQLRENMYKLAKEKKSLSHPDVVKISQQLDAKLNLHDRFFRAH, encoded by the coding sequence ATGATATGCATATGTATGGAACATAACGATATGTCACTGATGAGTCAACTGGAGTCCTTACAACGGGAGATTACCCAATTACGGGAAAATATGTATAAACTTGCAAAAGAAAAAAAGAGTCTCTCTCATCCTGATGTAGTGAAAATTAGCCAGCAACTTGATGCTAAGCTAAACCTGCATGACCGATTTTTCCGTGCCCATTGA
- the fabI gene encoding enoyl-ACP reductase FabI, with product MEMLKDKNILVMGVANKRSIAWGIAQSLHEAGANLVFTYQGERLKASVEELVSSLGQKRTILIPCDVTNDEDVKQAFATLKEEVGVLHGVAHCIAYAKSEDLDGAFVATSRDGFALAHDISAYSLVSVTNAAHELMTEGGSIVTLTYLGGERVVPNYNVMGVAKAALEASVRYLAADLGRNNIRVNAISAGPIRTLAAKGIRNFTDLTKGVPEKAPLGRMVDQREVGDTALFLFSHLSRGITGEVIHVDAGYNIMG from the coding sequence ATGGAGATGCTGAAAGACAAAAACATTCTAGTGATGGGTGTGGCTAACAAACGGAGCATTGCCTGGGGCATTGCACAATCGCTGCATGAAGCAGGTGCCAATCTGGTGTTTACGTATCAGGGAGAACGACTGAAAGCCAGCGTAGAAGAGTTGGTCTCTTCACTTGGTCAGAAGCGAACCATTCTAATTCCGTGCGACGTTACGAACGATGAGGACGTTAAGCAGGCGTTCGCCACGTTAAAAGAAGAAGTTGGTGTGTTGCACGGCGTTGCGCATTGTATCGCTTATGCGAAATCGGAAGATCTGGACGGGGCGTTCGTGGCTACCTCGCGCGATGGATTTGCACTTGCACATGATATTAGCGCTTATTCACTCGTCTCAGTTACGAATGCGGCTCATGAATTGATGACGGAAGGCGGCAGCATTGTCACGCTAACATATTTGGGTGGAGAACGTGTAGTCCCGAACTATAATGTAATGGGAGTGGCAAAAGCGGCTTTAGAAGCAAGCGTCCGTTATCTTGCTGCTGATCTTGGTCGAAATAACATCCGTGTCAATGCGATTTCAGCAGGTCCGATTCGTACACTGGCGGCGAAAGGTATCCGTAATTTTACCGATCTGACAAAAGGTGTTCCGGAGAAAGCGCCGCTGGGTCGGATGGTAGATCAGCGAGAAGTGGGCGATACTGCACTTTTCTTGTTCAGCCATCTATCGCGGGGTATTACTGGTGAAGTGATTCACGTTGATGCGGGATATAATATAATGGGGTAA
- a CDS encoding PHP domain-containing protein, whose translation MNKADLHSHTTASDGTCSVQQSIERAKANGLAALGITDHDTVAALASALEEGKRQGVEIVPGVEISSVYAGKDVHVLGYYMDINNPEFLHRLEELREVRGKRNQMMIEKLNELGISITMEEVERRKKEKAGNIGRPHMAEVLMEKGIVTSMKEAFDKYLGSTGAAYVNPPRISPEEAIDIIQEAGGVAVLAHPGLYKNPEMVRKLIEYGLQGIEVYHPDNDEEDTRLYGALADEYHLVKTAGSDFHGMRGDEVFHADLGAYTVTMETVRQLRELSGRE comes from the coding sequence ATGAATAAAGCTGATTTGCACTCTCATACAACAGCATCGGACGGAACGTGTAGCGTCCAGCAATCGATTGAACGAGCAAAAGCGAACGGGCTTGCTGCGCTTGGCATCACAGATCATGATACTGTAGCAGCGCTTGCTTCGGCTCTAGAAGAGGGGAAGCGGCAAGGTGTTGAGATTGTACCAGGTGTGGAGATTAGTTCGGTATATGCGGGCAAAGATGTCCATGTACTCGGTTATTATATGGATATAAATAATCCTGAATTTTTACATCGATTAGAGGAGTTACGTGAAGTTCGCGGTAAGAGGAATCAGATGATGATTGAGAAATTAAATGAGTTGGGCATCAGCATTACGATGGAAGAAGTAGAGCGCCGTAAAAAAGAAAAGGCCGGCAATATTGGCCGGCCACATATGGCAGAAGTATTAATGGAGAAGGGTATAGTCACTTCCATGAAAGAAGCATTTGACAAATACCTAGGCTCTACAGGCGCTGCTTATGTTAATCCGCCACGTATCTCACCCGAGGAGGCAATTGATATCATTCAGGAGGCGGGCGGTGTAGCTGTACTGGCCCATCCGGGACTATATAAAAATCCAGAGATGGTAAGGAAATTAATCGAGTATGGTTTGCAGGGGATTGAAGTGTACCATCCCGATAATGATGAAGAGGACACAAGATTATATGGGGCGTTGGCAGATGAATATCATCTGGTGAAAACGGCCGGATCTGACTTCCATGGTATGCGGGGAGACGAGGTATTTCACGCTGATTTGGGAGCGTACACTGTAACAATGGAAACAGTACGGCAGCTTCGTGAGTTAAGTGGCAGGGAGTAA
- a CDS encoding GNAT family N-acetyltransferase: MKHMSTYTIKRVHNEAEKNQALSVRRLVFIEEQNVPENIEVDVHDDENTATIHVLALDGQGEAVGAGRLREYEPGIGKIERVAVLSSCRSHGLGRLLMEKLEAEATENGYHTVKLNAQLQAQPFYERLGYKPEGDTFMDAGIEHIAMVKTV; the protein is encoded by the coding sequence ATGAAACACATGTCTACCTATACGATCAAACGAGTACATAACGAAGCAGAAAAAAATCAGGCGCTCAGCGTACGGCGTCTCGTGTTTATTGAAGAACAGAACGTACCTGAGAATATAGAAGTAGATGTACATGATGATGAAAATACAGCTACTATCCATGTACTTGCGCTAGACGGGCAGGGAGAAGCCGTAGGCGCAGGCCGGCTGCGCGAATACGAACCTGGCATCGGAAAAATCGAACGTGTCGCCGTTTTGTCTTCATGTCGCAGCCACGGCTTGGGACGTTTGCTTATGGAGAAGCTGGAAGCTGAAGCGACGGAAAACGGATATCATACAGTAAAGCTGAATGCTCAACTGCAAGCTCAGCCTTTCTACGAACGGCTCGGTTATAAACCGGAAGGCGATACATTCATGGATGCAGGAATTGAACACATCGCCATGGTAAAGACAGTATAG
- a CDS encoding phosphatidylglycerophosphatase A family protein, protein MKKQVHSREVKTAALQRLTERGVTIEDIAEVVYLMQAPYNVGLKMSSCVESVHAVLEKREIQHAILVGTELDILAEKKMLTEPLQSIVESDEGLFGCDETLALGSVFGYGSIAVTTFGHLDKQKIGIIKRLDTKRGSGIHTFLDDLVASIAASASSRMAHRLRDEEEAERDRQLNAGQNNEQAG, encoded by the coding sequence ATGAAAAAACAAGTTCACAGCAGAGAAGTGAAAACCGCCGCACTGCAGCGTCTTACCGAACGGGGTGTCACTATTGAAGACATCGCTGAAGTAGTGTATTTGATGCAGGCTCCCTATAATGTAGGATTGAAGATGTCTTCCTGCGTTGAAAGTGTTCATGCTGTACTTGAAAAAAGAGAAATTCAACATGCGATTCTAGTCGGTACAGAACTTGATATTTTGGCCGAGAAAAAAATGCTAACAGAGCCCTTACAATCTATCGTTGAAAGCGATGAAGGATTGTTCGGTTGCGACGAAACGCTCGCACTTGGCTCCGTATTCGGTTACGGCAGCATTGCAGTGACGACGTTTGGTCATTTAGATAAACAAAAAATTGGTATTATTAAACGGCTGGATACGAAAAGAGGAAGCGGTATCCATACGTTTCTTGATGATTTGGTTGCAAGCATTGCCGCGTCTGCTTCAAGCAGGATGGCGCACAGGCTTCGCGACGAAGAAGAAGCAGAGCGCGATCGGCAATTGAATGCCGGGCAGAATAACGAACAGGCAGGGTAA
- a CDS encoding stalk domain-containing protein: protein MKRKVLILLTSLLLSGVAIASGDTYRGKYPVASVELNGNPLQSNNPPPIVMDGTTVVPLQSIAEKLGAFVMSDEEDGKTIVNKPNINMIVASAIEETSKKNYCIVSPFMVIDKGSKASFDIFIDVDNAPKSDSLVFKIVIRNPSGAEEYVSYPQSYSTIRNGTAFLYTHNVKGMQFKEAGDYKVQLIMKLGGNEEYQVVGENAIHSR from the coding sequence ATGAAGCGGAAAGTACTCATCCTGCTAACATCGCTGTTGCTTTCCGGGGTAGCTATAGCATCAGGCGATACCTACCGTGGAAAATATCCCGTAGCATCCGTCGAACTCAATGGAAACCCGCTACAGAGCAACAATCCTCCACCTATTGTTATGGATGGCACAACCGTTGTTCCGCTGCAAAGTATAGCGGAAAAGCTGGGTGCATTCGTTATGTCGGATGAAGAGGACGGAAAGACAATCGTAAACAAGCCGAACATTAATATGATTGTGGCATCTGCGATCGAGGAAACCAGTAAGAAAAATTACTGCATTGTCTCCCCATTTATGGTCATAGACAAAGGCAGCAAAGCTTCGTTTGATATTTTTATCGATGTGGATAATGCTCCAAAATCAGATTCCCTCGTTTTTAAAATTGTTATTCGCAATCCTTCCGGTGCTGAGGAATATGTAAGCTATCCACAAAGTTATTCTACTATTCGTAATGGCACCGCTTTTTTATACACGCATAATGTAAAAGGAATGCAGTTTAAAGAAGCTGGCGACTATAAAGTTCAGTTGATTATGAAACTAGGCGGGAATGAGGAGTATCAAGTCGTAGGCGAGAATGCCATCCACTCCCGGTAG
- a CDS encoding DUF4912 domain-containing protein yields MKAKPKRRTSKTDVEGPNIRVAWNDTQSLTASWEIDQRHKEAIEQRFAIPVSELPFVIRLYDVTDRMIKNDGLDTYVDFDINFQAANWLLYGIESTRRYCVELGVRMVDGRYYSLKRSDQILPFAG; encoded by the coding sequence ATGAAAGCGAAGCCTAAGAGGCGTACCTCGAAGACTGACGTAGAGGGACCGAATATACGTGTTGCATGGAATGATACACAGTCACTCACAGCGTCCTGGGAGATTGATCAACGTCACAAGGAGGCTATCGAGCAGCGATTTGCAATTCCTGTTTCTGAATTGCCGTTTGTAATCCGTCTGTATGATGTTACAGATCGGATGATTAAGAATGATGGCCTTGATACGTATGTTGATTTCGATATTAATTTTCAGGCGGCAAACTGGTTATTGTATGGGATTGAGAGTACTCGGCGGTATTGTGTAGAATTAGGGGTGCGCATGGTAGACGGTCGGTATTATTCGCTGAAACGATCCGATCAAATCCTTCCCTTTGCGGGATAG
- a CDS encoding DUF1885 family protein — MSRSAYIKFVEGSTTKQVTLDEVKQQFKRYTEMTSKTGQQLDWDYVHSAFPYTMEEKPEANGQWFYLKGTDEKLYRYILIGVGSRQVEKQTKQPDPENEGQTNVISTTEEENYIQITLSTESTHGDKGKANEFCKYLAKEYKAELHLFNGRVMYYNPRK, encoded by the coding sequence ATGAGCAGAAGTGCCTACATAAAATTCGTTGAAGGTTCAACTACAAAGCAAGTAACATTGGATGAAGTCAAACAACAATTCAAGCGCTACACGGAAATGACTTCCAAGACTGGTCAACAGTTGGACTGGGATTATGTCCATTCCGCTTTTCCATACACAATGGAAGAGAAGCCAGAAGCCAATGGACAATGGTTTTATCTGAAAGGAACGGACGAAAAACTGTATCGTTACATTCTTATAGGAGTCGGTTCGCGCCAAGTAGAGAAACAAACAAAGCAGCCAGATCCGGAGAACGAAGGACAGACTAACGTAATATCAACAACTGAAGAAGAGAATTATATCCAGATTACACTGTCAACAGAATCCACACACGGAGATAAAGGTAAGGCCAATGAGTTTTGTAAATATCTTGCTAAAGAATACAAAGCGGAATTGCATCTGTTTAACGGTCGTGTTATGTACTACAATCCACGCAAATAA
- a CDS encoding MarR family winged helix-turn-helix transcriptional regulator has product MDYQNQSQDLQEVLNTLRAIFVINKEDWETAARKLELDSAVQLNILWIVYCYEGVRVTQIAEWTFWHPSSVVIHVKKMMEKGLVTIEKSDKDGRVVNVYLTDKGRNIVEESKIQAPDVFRITRALESMEVRYGRNVSALFFECLDFLAEELHGPDKIHWLRESEDKARRMATM; this is encoded by the coding sequence ATGGATTACCAAAACCAATCGCAAGATTTGCAAGAGGTGCTTAACACATTGCGAGCAATTTTTGTAATCAACAAAGAAGATTGGGAGACGGCAGCGCGAAAGTTGGAGCTTGATTCGGCGGTCCAACTGAATATTTTATGGATTGTGTATTGTTATGAAGGTGTACGCGTAACTCAAATTGCAGAATGGACGTTCTGGCACCCGTCATCGGTCGTGATTCATGTGAAGAAGATGATGGAGAAGGGGCTTGTTACCATTGAGAAGAGTGACAAAGATGGCCGCGTGGTCAATGTATACCTAACCGACAAAGGAAGAAACATTGTCGAAGAAAGCAAAATACAGGCACCGGACGTGTTCCGTATTACACGTGCGCTTGAAAGCATGGAAGTGCGTTATGGGCGCAATGTGTCTGCGCTTTTTTTCGAATGTTTGGATTTCCTGGCAGAAGAACTGCACGGTCCTGACAAAATTCATTGGCTGCGCGAGAGTGAGGATAAAGCTCGACGTATGGCTACCATGTAA
- a CDS encoding 4Fe-4S binding protein, whose translation MNKRMLAQVTILVLFFIVPLLDIFRIDLTHLHFYVLTKSFSFNDGYILLLTILVLVFAFVSISQWFGRQFCGWMCPHNTFSGYLTKITHSKTLRDNASLRNTIDIGLSLIFSPVIAFSMIAYFYNPKDLFKEITTLDTSAWSFWAYILTAVFFFVMVNRLRHKFCRSACPYGMLQMILSDKNSRTGGIKNMFRGAGLVLTILMTVMTSILLFAIFTSTGFAVSIGKNLQGVPAENRLIYTYNLQVENLKDKPTTFKLEYKNVPESWDVLLPAEVKAEPNSVATVNLLFRIDEGSIGKNSTLTIVITNESGKKIEREISIFPIKK comes from the coding sequence ATGAACAAGCGCATGCTAGCACAAGTTACGATTCTTGTTCTATTTTTTATTGTACCTTTGCTCGACATTTTTAGAATCGATTTAACGCATTTACACTTTTATGTTTTAACAAAAAGCTTTTCGTTTAATGACGGATATATCCTGCTGCTAACTATTCTGGTACTTGTGTTTGCCTTTGTATCCATCTCTCAATGGTTCGGGCGTCAGTTCTGTGGATGGATGTGCCCACACAATACATTTTCTGGATATTTGACTAAGATTACACATTCTAAAACATTACGTGACAACGCTAGTTTACGGAATACCATCGACATCGGATTGTCACTTATCTTTTCTCCGGTTATCGCTTTTAGCATGATCGCGTATTTTTATAATCCAAAAGACTTATTCAAAGAAATTACCACACTAGACACGAGCGCATGGTCATTCTGGGCATATATACTGACAGCTGTTTTCTTCTTCGTTATGGTTAACCGATTGCGCCATAAATTCTGTCGCAGCGCTTGTCCGTACGGTATGCTGCAAATGATTCTATCCGACAAAAATTCCCGTACCGGAGGCATAAAAAATATGTTCCGGGGCGCTGGTCTCGTTCTTACGATATTGATGACGGTTATGACTTCTATTCTGCTGTTCGCCATCTTTACCAGCACCGGATTTGCAGTCAGCATCGGTAAAAACCTACAAGGAGTACCGGCAGAGAACCGTCTTATCTATACGTACAATCTTCAAGTTGAAAACTTAAAAGACAAACCTACTACCTTCAAACTTGAATATAAAAATGTTCCAGAAAGCTGGGATGTATTGCTTCCGGCTGAGGTTAAGGCAGAACCAAACTCCGTGGCAACGGTGAACCTACTCTTCCGTATCGATGAAGGAAGCATCGGTAAAAACTCAACACTTACCATCGTTATCACAAATGAAAGCGGAAAAAAAATCGAACGTGAAATCAGCATCTTCCCCATAAAAAAATAA
- a CDS encoding DUF3055 domain-containing protein, translating into MFERLYDTSETTKVNFVGFASENARYDFGLVYTNQFFGKPLVICMQTGRSSLLCAEDAKNIDVLKKKFAINEDEEARELSTFLQGQLPHTNHGLPQY; encoded by the coding sequence ATGTTCGAGCGCCTTTATGACACATCAGAGACGACGAAAGTGAATTTTGTCGGCTTTGCATCCGAGAATGCCCGCTACGATTTCGGGCTCGTTTACACGAATCAATTTTTTGGAAAGCCTCTGGTAATTTGCATGCAGACAGGACGTTCTTCTTTGCTTTGTGCAGAAGATGCCAAGAACATCGACGTATTGAAAAAGAAATTCGCTATTAATGAAGATGAGGAGGCGCGTGAACTTTCCACGTTCCTACAAGGCCAGCTGCCGCATACTAATCATGGCTTGCCACAATATTAG
- a CDS encoding GapA-binding peptide SR1P — MGTIVCQHCDQIIEHYEHEKVEVLYASSCGCPSCEEDK; from the coding sequence ATGGGAACTATCGTATGTCAGCATTGCGATCAAATCATTGAGCATTATGAGCATGAAAAAGTGGAAGTGCTCTATGCATCTTCCTGTGGCTGTCCGTCTTGTGAAGAAGATAAATAA
- a CDS encoding aminotransferase class I/II-fold pyridoxal phosphate-dependent enzyme codes for MDQSKTPLFTGLLEHARRNPIPFHIPGHKKGSGMLPEFRDFIGQNALSIDLINIAPLDDLHHPKGMIKEAQDLAAEAFGADYTFFSVQGTSGAIMTMIMAVVGPGDKIIIPRNVHKSILSAIIFAGAIPIFVHPVMDLDLGIAHGITTESVQKALEQHPTAKAVLVINPTYFGIAANLKEIVDLVHEYGIPVLVDEAHGVHIHFHNDMPLSAMQAGADMAATSVHKLGGSMTQSSVLNVREGLVSANRVKSVISMLTTTSTSYLLLASLDAARRQLVERGRDMMNKVLELAAYARDEINGITGLRCVGQEILGSAATYDMDPSKLIIQVRGIGLTGHQVEVWLRDKYNIEVELSDLYNILCIITPGDSILTVSTLVQALRELARIQMGKDSMKPLTVHLPKIPALSLSPREAFYSETEIVPIREASGRIVAEFIMVYPPGIPIVLPGEVLTQDNIDYILTNLEAGLPVQGPEDESIQTIKVIKRAQAIK; via the coding sequence ATGGATCAATCAAAAACCCCCCTGTTCACAGGACTTTTAGAACATGCACGTCGCAATCCAATTCCATTCCATATTCCGGGGCATAAGAAAGGAAGCGGAATGCTACCAGAGTTCCGTGACTTTATCGGACAGAATGCACTATCCATCGATTTGATTAACATTGCCCCGCTCGATGACCTGCATCATCCGAAAGGGATGATTAAAGAAGCACAGGATTTAGCTGCAGAGGCATTCGGCGCCGATTATACGTTCTTCTCTGTTCAAGGAACGAGCGGAGCCATTATGACAATGATAATGGCCGTAGTCGGACCGGGAGACAAGATCATTATTCCGCGAAATGTGCACAAGTCCATCCTTTCAGCTATTATTTTTGCCGGAGCCATTCCAATTTTTGTGCATCCGGTTATGGACCTTGATTTAGGAATTGCACACGGAATTACGACAGAATCAGTACAAAAGGCGCTGGAACAGCATCCGACCGCCAAAGCAGTACTCGTCATTAATCCAACTTACTTCGGTATTGCTGCCAATCTGAAGGAAATTGTCGATTTGGTACACGAATATGGCATCCCTGTGCTTGTCGATGAAGCACATGGCGTACACATCCACTTTCATAATGATATGCCGCTTTCCGCTATGCAGGCTGGTGCCGATATGGCCGCGACTAGTGTACACAAGCTGGGTGGGTCCATGACGCAAAGCTCTGTTCTGAATGTACGCGAAGGTCTTGTATCAGCCAATCGTGTTAAATCAGTCATTAGCATGCTAACAACTACGTCCACCTCTTACCTGCTACTGGCTTCTCTGGATGCGGCACGTCGTCAACTGGTGGAACGCGGTCGGGACATGATGAATAAAGTGTTGGAGTTGGCGGCATATGCACGGGATGAGATCAACGGTATCACCGGCTTGCGCTGTGTTGGTCAAGAAATCCTCGGCAGTGCGGCGACATACGATATGGACCCTTCCAAGCTAATCATTCAGGTACGTGGCATTGGGCTAACTGGACATCAGGTGGAAGTATGGCTACGCGATAAGTATAATATCGAGGTTGAGCTAAGCGATTTGTATAACATTTTGTGTATCATTACACCGGGCGACTCCATCTTGACGGTATCGACACTCGTACAAGCACTTCGGGAATTAGCCCGCATCCAGATGGGCAAAGATTCAATGAAGCCACTCACGGTGCATTTGCCGAAGATTCCGGCTCTGTCTCTTTCGCCGCGTGAAGCGTTTTACTCCGAAACAGAGATTGTACCCATTCGCGAAGCATCCGGACGGATTGTGGCCGAGTTCATTATGGTTTACCCCCCAGGTATTCCTATTGTGCTTCCAGGCGAAGTGCTAACACAGGATAATATTGACTATATTCTTACGAACCTTGAAGCCGGTCTCCCGGTACAGGGACCGGAAGATGAATCCATTCAAACGATCAAAGTTATTAAACGTGCTCAAGCGATAAAGTGA